One window from the genome of Rhodococcus sp. ABRD24 encodes:
- a CDS encoding Tex family protein encodes MTTALKSVNQRIAEELDVREGQVAAAVDLLDGGATVPFIARYRKEVTGTLDDAQLRQLEERLRYLRELDERRLAVLESIRSQDKLDTQLEQQIMLADTKARLEDIYLPFKPKRRTKAQIAREAGHEPVADALLTDPMQDPAQYDAEQLEGARAILVERFAEDADLVGELRELMWSRGQVESTVRKGKETEGAKFADYFEFSEPFEKLPSHRILAMFRGEKEEVLSLTLAPDREPLEPGETSVYEGRIAHRFDIADRGRPADRWLLDTVRWAWKTKMLITLGIDTRMRLRQSAEKDAVDVFAANLKDLLLAAPAGTRATMGLDPGFRTGTKVAVVDATGKVVAHDTIYPHKPQAKWDQSLATLAALAAKHKVELIAIGNGTASRETDSLATELISKFPEAGLTKIVVSEAGASVYSASAYGSQELPDLDVSIRGAVSIARRLQDPLAELVKIDPKSIGVGQYQHDVSETMLARSLGAVVEDAVNAVGVDVNTASVPLLARVSGISGSLADSIVAHRDQNGPFRSRKGLKDVPRLGPKAFEQCAGFLRIQGGDDPLDASSVHPEAYPVVRRIVGSSGSDVRELIGNTAVLRKLNPADFADERFGLPTVTDIIAELDKPGRDPRPEFKTATFAAGIEKVADLVPGMTLEGVVTNVAAFGAFVDIGVHQDGLVHVSALSHNFVKDPREVVKSGDVVKVKVLEVDVERQRIGLTLRLDDEVGGGRAQDTRGRGSRQRGQGNAGQGNAGQGQRGQGQRGQGQGRDRRSEQTPAGGSMADALRKAGFGR; translated from the coding sequence GTGACGACTGCTCTGAAATCCGTGAACCAGCGCATCGCCGAAGAGCTCGACGTACGGGAGGGTCAGGTCGCCGCGGCCGTCGACCTCCTGGACGGCGGCGCGACGGTTCCGTTCATTGCCCGCTACCGCAAGGAAGTGACGGGCACCCTCGACGACGCCCAGCTGCGTCAACTCGAGGAGCGGCTGCGGTACCTGCGAGAGCTCGACGAGCGTCGACTGGCGGTGCTCGAGTCGATCCGTTCCCAGGACAAGCTCGATACTCAGCTCGAACAGCAGATCATGCTCGCCGACACCAAGGCTCGCCTCGAGGACATCTACCTGCCGTTCAAGCCGAAGCGGCGTACCAAGGCGCAGATCGCCCGCGAGGCCGGTCACGAACCCGTGGCCGACGCGCTGTTGACCGATCCGATGCAGGACCCTGCGCAGTACGATGCCGAGCAACTCGAGGGCGCCCGGGCGATCCTCGTCGAGCGGTTCGCCGAGGACGCCGATCTGGTCGGGGAGCTGCGTGAACTGATGTGGAGCCGCGGCCAGGTGGAGTCCACGGTCCGCAAGGGCAAAGAGACCGAGGGCGCGAAGTTCGCGGACTACTTCGAGTTCTCCGAGCCGTTCGAGAAGCTGCCCTCGCACCGCATCCTCGCCATGTTCCGAGGCGAGAAGGAGGAGGTTCTCTCGCTGACGCTCGCGCCGGATCGGGAACCGCTAGAACCGGGTGAGACGAGCGTCTACGAGGGCCGGATCGCGCATCGCTTCGACATCGCCGATCGCGGTCGTCCGGCCGATCGCTGGCTACTCGACACCGTGCGCTGGGCGTGGAAGACGAAGATGCTGATCACCCTGGGGATCGACACCCGGATGCGGTTGCGGCAGTCGGCGGAGAAGGACGCCGTCGACGTGTTCGCGGCCAACCTCAAGGACCTGCTGCTCGCGGCCCCGGCCGGTACCCGCGCCACGATGGGTCTTGATCCGGGCTTCCGCACCGGCACCAAGGTGGCTGTCGTGGACGCGACCGGCAAGGTGGTCGCGCACGACACCATCTACCCGCACAAGCCGCAGGCCAAGTGGGACCAGTCGCTCGCGACGTTGGCGGCTCTCGCAGCCAAGCACAAGGTCGAACTGATCGCGATCGGCAATGGCACTGCCTCGCGTGAAACGGATTCGCTTGCAACCGAGCTCATCTCGAAGTTCCCGGAGGCGGGACTGACGAAGATCGTGGTCTCCGAGGCGGGCGCGTCGGTGTACTCGGCGTCGGCGTACGGCTCGCAGGAGCTGCCCGATCTGGACGTGTCGATCCGCGGTGCCGTATCGATCGCGCGGCGCCTGCAGGATCCCCTGGCCGAACTGGTCAAGATCGATCCGAAGTCGATCGGCGTCGGCCAGTACCAGCACGATGTTTCCGAGACGATGCTCGCGCGCTCGTTGGGTGCTGTCGTCGAGGATGCGGTGAATGCCGTGGGCGTGGACGTCAATACGGCGTCGGTACCACTGTTGGCGCGTGTGTCAGGCATCTCCGGTTCGCTCGCCGACAGCATCGTCGCGCACCGCGACCAGAACGGCCCGTTCCGCAGCCGTAAGGGTCTCAAGGACGTGCCGCGGCTTGGGCCGAAGGCGTTCGAACAGTGCGCTGGATTCCTGCGCATCCAAGGTGGCGACGATCCGCTCGACGCGTCCAGCGTGCATCCGGAGGCGTACCCGGTGGTGCGCCGGATCGTCGGATCGTCGGGTTCCGATGTCCGTGAGCTGATCGGCAACACCGCGGTGCTGCGGAAACTGAATCCCGCAGATTTCGCCGATGAGCGCTTCGGACTGCCGACGGTCACCGACATCATTGCCGAGCTCGACAAACCGGGGCGGGACCCGCGGCCGGAGTTCAAGACCGCGACGTTCGCCGCCGGGATCGAGAAGGTCGCCGACCTGGTGCCGGGTATGACGCTCGAGGGGGTGGTGACGAATGTGGCGGCATTCGGTGCGTTCGTCGACATCGGCGTCCATCAGGACGGGCTCGTGCACGTCTCGGCCCTGTCGCACAACTTCGTCAAGGATCCGCGTGAGGTCGTCAAATCCGGTGACGTCGTCAAGGTCAAGGTGCTCGAGGTCGATGTAGAGCGCCAGCGCATCGGGCTGACGCTGCGTCTGGACGATGAGGTCGGTGGTGGCCGTGCTCAGGACACCCGCGGGCGCGGATCCCGCCAGCGCGGTCAGGGCAATGCAGGTCAGGGTAATGCAGGTCAGGGTCAGCGCGGTCAGGGTCAGCGCGGCCAGGGGCAGGGTCGGGACAGACGATCCGAGCAGACGCCGGCCGGTGGATCGATGGCCGATGCGCTTCGAAAGGCCGGGTTCGGCAGGTAA
- the rplS gene encoding 50S ribosomal protein L19, producing MNTLDFLDAKSLRNDIPEFRAGDTLNVHVKVIEGSKERVQIFKGVVIRRQGGGIRETFTVRKVSFGVGVERTFPVHSPNLAQVEVVTRGDVRRAKLYYLRDLRGKAAKIKEKR from the coding sequence ATGAACACCTTGGATTTCCTGGACGCCAAGTCCCTCCGAAACGATATTCCGGAGTTCCGCGCCGGTGACACCCTGAACGTGCACGTCAAGGTCATCGAGGGCTCGAAGGAGCGCGTGCAGATCTTCAAGGGCGTCGTGATCCGTCGCCAGGGCGGTGGCATCCGCGAGACCTTCACCGTCCGTAAGGTCTCGTTCGGCGTCGGCGTCGAGCGCACCTTCCCGGTTCACAGCCCCAACCTGGCTCAGGTCGAGGTCGTCACCCGCGGCGATGTCCGTCGCGCGAAGCTGTACTACCTGCGCGACCTGCGCGGCAAGGCTGCGAAGATCAAGGAAAAGCGCTGA
- the lepB gene encoding signal peptidase I, whose translation MTSEGPNAGDDAGKSRGKKSRSFWREIPILILVALVLSFLLQTFIARVYLIPSESMEPTLHGCPGCTGDRIVVEKISYRFGDPEPGDVVVFRGPASWSENWDSTRSSNVVIRGFQEVGSLVGLVPPDENDLVKRVIATGGQTVECCDDQGRILVDGKPLDEPYVTMDFPFVPGAQTCDTAVRSGRCFGPVTVPEGNLWVMGDNRSNSSDSRFHVSDELQGTVPVDNVIGKATFIVLPPSRWGTISSPDIQQQ comes from the coding sequence GTGACGTCGGAAGGCCCCAATGCCGGAGACGATGCCGGAAAGAGTAGGGGCAAGAAATCCCGATCGTTCTGGCGTGAGATCCCGATCCTCATACTCGTAGCGCTGGTCCTGAGCTTTCTGCTGCAGACGTTCATCGCTCGGGTCTATCTGATCCCCTCGGAATCGATGGAGCCCACCCTCCACGGCTGCCCGGGATGTACCGGTGACCGCATCGTGGTCGAGAAGATCAGCTATCGCTTCGGTGATCCGGAGCCCGGCGACGTCGTGGTCTTCCGTGGACCGGCATCGTGGTCGGAGAACTGGGATTCGACTCGATCCTCCAATGTCGTCATTCGTGGCTTCCAGGAAGTCGGTTCCCTCGTCGGACTCGTTCCACCGGACGAGAACGACCTTGTCAAACGCGTCATCGCGACCGGCGGCCAGACGGTCGAGTGCTGCGACGATCAGGGACGGATCCTGGTCGACGGCAAGCCGCTCGACGAACCGTACGTGACGATGGACTTCCCGTTCGTTCCCGGCGCGCAGACCTGTGACACCGCGGTCAGGTCGGGGCGCTGCTTCGGTCCGGTCACCGTGCCGGAGGGCAACCTGTGGGTCATGGGCGACAACCGCAGCAACTCGTCGGATTCGCGATTCCACGTATCCGACGAACTTCAGGGCACCGTCCCGGTCGACAACGTGATCGGCAAGGCGACGTTCATCGTGTTGCCGCCGTCGCGCTGGGGCACAATCTCGTCCCCCGACATCCAGCAGCAGTGA
- a CDS encoding formylglycine-generating enzyme family protein has protein sequence MQPIASAHTASSRAPKNMMWVPGGTFWMGSEDFYPEERPVHQVTVDGFWMDTHQVTVAEFRRFVKATGHVTTAEIAPDPADYPDADLALLVPGSLVFTPPAHPVSLDDYQQWWSWVPGADWRHPEGPDSNVGGRERHPVTHVSYTDALAYAGWAGKELATEAEWEFAGRGGLDRKTYAWGDEFTPGGKHQANTWQGQFPWQNLLEDGFSGTSPVGSFRPNGYGLEDMAGNVWEWTTDFHTPDHSASGKDVAPASSCCIPRNPRVEVGEARDGEAYPRRVIKGGSHLCAPNYCLRYRPAARQGETEETSTCHIGFRCVVRVGARPDA, from the coding sequence ATGCAGCCGATCGCGTCCGCGCACACTGCCTCGTCCCGCGCGCCCAAGAACATGATGTGGGTCCCGGGCGGGACGTTCTGGATGGGGTCGGAGGACTTCTACCCGGAGGAGCGTCCGGTCCACCAGGTGACCGTCGACGGCTTCTGGATGGACACCCATCAGGTGACGGTCGCCGAGTTCAGGCGCTTCGTGAAGGCCACCGGCCACGTCACCACCGCCGAGATCGCACCCGATCCGGCTGACTACCCCGACGCTGACCTCGCGTTGCTCGTTCCCGGTTCGCTGGTATTCACCCCGCCAGCCCATCCGGTCTCGCTCGACGACTACCAGCAGTGGTGGTCGTGGGTTCCGGGCGCGGACTGGCGTCATCCGGAAGGCCCCGACAGCAATGTCGGCGGCCGCGAGCGGCACCCCGTCACACACGTCTCGTACACCGACGCGCTCGCATACGCGGGATGGGCCGGCAAGGAACTGGCAACCGAGGCCGAGTGGGAGTTCGCCGGGCGTGGGGGACTGGACCGTAAGACCTATGCGTGGGGCGACGAGTTCACTCCGGGCGGCAAACATCAAGCCAACACCTGGCAGGGGCAGTTTCCGTGGCAGAACCTGCTGGAGGACGGTTTTTCCGGGACCTCTCCGGTCGGCAGCTTCCGCCCCAACGGCTACGGGCTCGAGGACATGGCAGGCAACGTGTGGGAATGGACGACCGACTTCCACACCCCCGACCACAGTGCGTCGGGCAAGGACGTCGCACCGGCGTCGTCGTGCTGTATTCCGCGCAATCCGCGGGTGGAGGTCGGGGAGGCGCGGGACGGCGAGGCCTACCCGCGCCGGGTGATCAAGGGCGGTTCGCACCTGTGCGCACCCAACTACTGCCTGCGTTATCGTCCGGCCGCGCGCCAGGGGGAGACGGAAGAGACCTCCACCTGCCACATAGGTTTCCGCTGCGTCGTCCGGGTTGGAGCACGTCCGGATGCGTGA